The proteins below are encoded in one region of Hordeum vulgare subsp. vulgare chromosome 3H, MorexV3_pseudomolecules_assembly, whole genome shotgun sequence:
- the LOC123445585 gene encoding E3 ubiquitin-protein ligase RGLG3-like isoform X5 — protein MWFCGSSPITWGQQEEEEEDRDEHDSTQSTPTVWDENEQADDEHDARSPPTMWDEEEKDDDEHDTQSPPTTWDETEEADDEYDTQSPPTMWGENEETDDEHGHDDDDVPSGSSEEGEPKFIEDKYRYSTVDEVITVLREAGLGSSNLIFGIDFTKSNDWSGKHSFGGESLHAISRTPNPYEQAISIIGRTLSPFDDDNLIPCFGFGDVSTCDHSVFNFYEEDRPCRGFEEVLDRYKQMIPYLDFSGPTSFAPLIYAAISVVERSNFQYHVLVIIADGQAATSKSYSILSPQEEETIQALVDASFYPLSIVMVGVGDGPWDEMKHVDDCIPDRAFHNFQFVNFTDIMSTSKDMEKKEAALAFAALMEIPAQYKATQCLQPPEWHEEMADPWMILPPPIEVLERDYAVAVSHFPAAPALSTGIGKDSSDEQVCPICLMNPKDMAFQCGHLLSLPSAALTGVGKGTSDEQLCPICLTNPKDMAFQCGHLTCKECGPTLSTCHLCRAPITVRLRLFS, from the exons ATGTGGTTCTGCGGGTCGTCGCCGATAACGTGGGGCCaacaagaggaagaggaagaggatcgtGACGAGCATGACAGTACCCA GTCGACGCCCACAGTGTGGGACGAAAATGAACAGGCTGATGACGAGCATGACGCCAG ATCGCCGCCGACAATGTGGGACGAAGAGGAAAAGGATGATGACGAGCATGACACCCA ATCGCCGCCGACAACTTGGGACGAAACTGAAGAGGCTGATGACGAGTATGACACCCA ATCGCCGCCAACAATGTGGGGCGAAAATGAAGAGACTGATGACGAGCATGGGCACGATGACGACGATGTTCCCTCCGGGAGTTCCGAGGAAGGGGAGCCCAAGTTCATAGAAGACAAGTACAGGTACAGCACGGTGGATGAG GTCATTACTGTACTGAGAGAAGCTGGGCTTGGATCATCAAATCTTATTTTTGGCATTGACTTCACCAAGAGCAACGATTGGTCAG GTAAGCATTCCTTCGGAGGAGAATCTCTGCATGCCATCAGTCGCACCCCAAATCCTTATGAGCAAGCCATTTCTATTATTGGGCGAACACTATCACCTTTTGATGATGATAACTTGATACCATGCTTTGGATTTGGTGATG TTTCTACATGTGATCATTCCGTCTTCAACTTTTACGAAGAAGACCGTCCTTGTCGTGGTTTTGAGGAGGTTCTTGATAGATACAAACAAATGATTCCATATTTGGACTTTTCAG GACCAACTTCTTTTGCACCCCTTATCTACGCGGCGATTTCAGTCGTCGAAAGGAGTAACTTCCAATACCATGTCCTCGTCATCATAGCTGATGGACAG GCGGCCACCTCAAAGTCTTACAGCATCTTAAGTCCACAAGAAGAGGAAACTATACAAGCACTTGTTGATGCTAG CTTCTATCCTCTTTCAATTGTGATGGTGGGAGTGGGCGATGGACCATGGGATGAAATGAAGCATGTTGATGACTGTATTCCTGACAGGGCTTTTCACAATTTCCAG TTTGTGAACTTTACTGACATCATGTCAACGAGCAAggatatggagaagaaggaggctGCATTGGCCTTTGCAGCTCTGATGGAAATACCCGCTCAATACAAAGCGACCCAATGCCTCCAACCTCCAGA GTGGCACGAAGAAATGGCTGACCCTTGGATGATCCTTCCGCCACCAATTGAAGTCCTTGAACGTGATTATGCTGTTGCAGTTTCCCATTTTCCAGCCGCACCCGCCCTGTCTACCGGCATTGGCAAGGACAGTTCGGATGAACAG GTATGCCCCATCTGCTTAATGAATCCAAAGGACATGGCTTTCCAATGTGGTCATCTGCTAAGTCTCCCTAGCGCGGCATTAACCGGCGTTGGCAAGGGCACTTCGGATGAACAG TTATGCCCCATCTGCTTAACGAATCCAAAGGACATGGCTTTCCAATGTGGTCATCTG ACATGCAAGGAGTGTGGTCCGACGCTATCGACCTGCCACCTGTGCCGCGCACCGATCACCGTGCGCCTGAGGCTCTTCTCGTGA